The genomic interval GCCTTGCTGGCAATGTTGACCACTTTGCTGAGTTCGCAGACCGCCGAGGCCCAAATCGCCGGTGCCGTGCTGGTCGAGTTCTCCGCCGATCAGTGTCTCAGTTGCCGCGCGATGGAGCCTGTCATCGCCCAATTGGAGAACAGCGGGGTGCCCGTTCGCCGCATCAACGTGGCTCAGGAGCCCGACGTGGCGCGTCGCTACAGCATCGCTCAAACACCAACCTTCGTCGTGATCTCCGGCGGACGCGAAATCGCTCGCTTGGTCGGTCCGCAATCATTGCCCCAGTTACAGAACGCACTGCGGACCAGCACTCGCGGACCACTGGTTCAGACCAATTCCACGATCGCCCAGCCGCCCCAGACCCGTTTGGTCGCGTCGGGCTCTGCCGCAGCGCCGACTCAACTGGTCAACGAAACCGCAAATACGTCGCTGTCGCCCGCCGGCAATTTCCCCGCCAGTGAACCGATGCCATCGGTGTCGATCGCTCAGGCGGTCCAAGTCGCCCAAGCAGCAACGGTTCGGTTGAAGGTGCACGACGGACGCGGTTACGGCGCTGGAACGGGAACGATCATCGACACCCATGGCGAAGAAGCCTTGGTGATGACATGCGGTCACCTGTTTCGTGAAACAAAGGGGCAGGGAAAGATTGATGTCGAGCTGTTCGTCGGCGGCCAAGTCAAAACGGTCCCTGGAACGGTCGTCGACTATGACTCGGAGAATCGAGACATCGCTTTGGTCGCCATCCGTCCTGGCTTCGCCGTCCAATCGGTGAAGGTCATCGGGGCGGGCGAAGTTCCTCAAACCGGACAGTCCGTATTCAGCTTTGGTTGTGATCACGGCGACGATCCGTCGCGTCGCGACACACGCATCATCGCGGTGGACAAGTACAATCAAGAGGTCGGTGCAAGCAATCTCGAGATCGCGGGCGCTCCGGTCGACGGACGCAGTGGTGGCGGTTTGTTTGATGCGGCAGGTCGTTTGATCGGTGTCTGCAACGCCGCTGACTACAAAAGTGACACCGGGTTCTACACGGGACCGGGCAGCATCCACTGGCAACTCGATCGCATCAATCTGTCCCATCTGTATCAAGGCCAACCGTCCGCCGCCGGAGTGAACCCGGCGATGGTCGCGGCCAATAACGCTCAGCAACCGCCGCCCGCGTTGGCGATGGCACCGACGACACCCATGGCCGGTGCTGTTCAACCGCGGGCGTCAATGGATCCAAGCATCATGCGAGCATCGGCGACCGCACCGATTGGCAGCCGCGAAGTCATCGTGATCGTGCGTGACCCCAATCACCCCGAAGACAGCCAGGTGATGACGATCCGCCAACCAACAGCTGAGTTGATGCACATGCTGCAAAGCCACGCACGATGAATGTCGCCGGCTCTGCCCGATCGATAGCGTGCCCCGACGTCCGTCTGGCAAGTGCCCAACTGTCGCTCATCCATTCTGGCGTGGATAGTGTACCGAAACGGGCACGCGATCAAAGTGGAGCGTCGAACCACCGTGCTTGACGCCTAGCCTCGCGAACGCAGGCGATTCTGCAGTGATGCCAGAAGCGATTTCAACGTCTGCTCGGTCATCGTCGTGAGTTCCTGCGTCGACTGTTCTGATTCATTCAAAATCCCCTGGAGTGTTTGAATCTTTCCAACCAGAACACCACGAGCCTCTCCGCGAGCCTCTCCACGGGCCTCTCCACGGGCCTCACCACGAGCCTCTGCAGCTTCCAGACGTGATTGCTCGTCCCGCTGGAGTTTCAATCTCGCTTCGTAAAGGTCTCGATCATCTGGTGTTCGCGAAATCATCTCAAGGACTCTTGCGGCTTCGGTAAAAACGGGGTCGACCAGACAGGATGTCAATTCCGCGATCGATAGATATGCCGCTCGCCGGAAAAAATGCACCCATTGCTCAAGTGGATCGTGATCTCGGGATGATCTTGGCTACCGTCGGAATCCACGATGACTCCTCGCTTTGCTCGCTGGGGTCAGCGTCTCGGGGACGCACGGTAAACAATTGTCGCTCGACTTTCCAAGTCGATAGCGTTCTCCGCTGTACGTTGTCGACTCGGGGAACGTGAAAAGTATTGTTGCTGCATATGACCGTGAAGCGGTCACAGACGGTAGTCGGCGATAGAGCGCAGCGATCATCGCCGGTTCATTCTTCACGTTCCCAGCAATCCCCTCAGTCGCGGATGCGACGACAGCATACAGCCTGGGGCGCGAGCCCCAGGTGAACACCGCCCGACGCCGCCAACAAGCCGCGGAGCGGCGACAGATTGCATCCGGACCACCGCGTGCTGTGGGCTACGCCAAACGTTTTTTGCTGTCGCTGCTCCGCAGCTTCTGGGCGGACTCGCTTGCAGAAACATGGGGTTGGCACCCCATGCTGTATGCTGTCGCTGCTCCGCAGCTATCGGAGCTAACCCGGCGTGCGCTGGCTTCGCCGCGACCCCAGGCTATGTTGTTGACCACTTCGTGGTCGGTTTGGAGAATAAGTGTCCTCTCCCGTTGCCAAAATCACGCGAAGCGATGATTGCTAAGTGGATTTCGCGACACTTATTTTCCGCACGTCCCGAGAGTCGAACGACAATCCGCAAGCGGTAACTTATTAATCGCACGTCCCGGAGAGACGCTGCTACGTGTGGTTTACTTGCCGATTGAATCGGCGAGTTTTTCGGCGTGGTAGATGCTTCGCAGGGCTTCCAGGATTCCCACTCCAGAGACGCTCACCGAACGGGCTTGCTGGTCCGTGTAGAGATAGTCGCTGGTCAAGCTCTGGATGTTGCCATCGAAAATCAATCCGACCAGCTCACCGGCTCGATTGACCACCGGCGAACCGCTGTTGCCGCCGATGATGTCTGCGGTGCAAACAAAGTTCAATTGGGTCTCCAGATTGAGTGAATCCTTGGCCTTCATGAAGGACTCGGGCAAATCGAAATCGGTTTGACCCTTATGAGCTTCCGCATGAGCAAACGCGCCGGCGAAATCGGTTGCCGGTGGAATGTGCTCTCCGTCTTGCTCGTAGGATTTCACCACACCGAACGCCAGTCGCAGCGTGAACGTCGCGTCGGGATAGCCGCTGGTGCCTTCGATCGCGGTCTTGGCCTGCATGATCTTGGCGTACGCTTGGCGTTCCCGCTCGTCCAACTCTTCGTTGATCGCACGGATCTCGCGATACTCGGGCTCCAGCAATTTGGCCAACGCGATCATCGTGTCGGTCGACTGATCGATCGTGGATTGATCGCCATCAAGATAGGGCTGGCGGTTGGCTGCGACATCCAGGTTGGTGCCTTCGA from Stieleria varia carries:
- a CDS encoding trypsin-like peptidase domain-containing protein produces the protein MNALKFTQAAVSGSSTAQKVFRVGMAHVATAAVALLAMLTTLLSSQTAEAQIAGAVLVEFSADQCLSCRAMEPVIAQLENSGVPVRRINVAQEPDVARRYSIAQTPTFVVISGGREIARLVGPQSLPQLQNALRTSTRGPLVQTNSTIAQPPQTRLVASGSAAAPTQLVNETANTSLSPAGNFPASEPMPSVSIAQAVQVAQAATVRLKVHDGRGYGAGTGTIIDTHGEEALVMTCGHLFRETKGQGKIDVELFVGGQVKTVPGTVVDYDSENRDIALVAIRPGFAVQSVKVIGAGEVPQTGQSVFSFGCDHGDDPSRRDTRIIAVDKYNQEVGASNLEIAGAPVDGRSGGGLFDAAGRLIGVCNAADYKSDTGFYTGPGSIHWQLDRINLSHLYQGQPSAAGVNPAMVAANNAQQPPPALAMAPTTPMAGAVQPRASMDPSIMRASATAPIGSREVIVIVRDPNHPEDSQVMTIRQPTAELMHMLQSHAR